A genome region from Brassica oleracea var. oleracea cultivar TO1000 chromosome C2, BOL, whole genome shotgun sequence includes the following:
- the LOC106325585 gene encoding hypersensitive-induced response protein 1 encodes MGNLFCCIQVDQSTVAIKETFGKFEDVLEPGCHFLPWCLGQQVAGHLSLRLQQLDVRCETKTKDNVFVNVVASIQYRALANKANDAFYKLSNTRSQIQAYVFDVIRASVPKLLLDDVFEQKNEIAKAVEEELEKAMSAYGFEIVQTLIVDIEPDEHVKRAMNEINAAARMRLAANEKAEAEKILQIKRAEGEAEAKYLSGLGIARQRQAIVDGLRDSVLGFSVNVPGTTAKDVMDMVLVTQYFDTMKEIGASSKSSAVFIPHGPGAVRDVATQIRDGLLQGSFAEQS; translated from the exons ATGGGTAATTTATTCTGCTGTATCCAAGTCGACCAATCAACAGTAGCCATCAAAGAAACGTTTGGGAAGTTCGAAGATGTTCTTGAGCCTGGTTGTCACTTTCTTCCATGGTGCCTTGGTCAGCAAGTCGCTGGTCACCTCTCTTTAAGGCTTCAGCAGTTAGATGTTCGTTGCGAGACTAAGACAAAG GATAATGTGTTTGTTAATGTTGTTGCGTCGATTCAGTATCGTGCCTTGGCTAACAAGGCTAATGATGCGTTTTACAAACTTAGTAACACTAGGAGTCAGATCCAAGCTTATGTCTTTGATG TGATCAGAGCAAGTGTCCCCAAGCTGCTTCTTGATGATGTCTTTGAGCAGAAGAATGAGATTGCCAAAGCTGTTGAAGAGGAGCTCGAGAAGGCAATGTCTGCTTACGGTTTTGAGATTGTGCAAACTCTCATCGTTGACATTGAGCCTGATGAACATGTCAAACGAGCCATGAACGAGATAAACGCTG CTGCAAGGATGAGGTTGGCTGCAAACGAAAAGGCAGAAGCTGAGAAAATCCTTCAGATTAAACGAGCTGAAGGTGAAGCTGAGGCCAAGTACCTATCCGGTCTAGGTATCGCTCGTCAGAGGCAAGCCATTGTTGACGGTTTACGTGACAGTGTCTTGGGATTTTCTGTGAATGTGCCTGGGACAACTGCTAAAGATGTGATGGACATGGTGCTTGTTACGCAGTACTTTGACACGATGAAGGAGATTGGTGCCAGTTCCAAATCTTCCGCTGTGTTCATACCTCATGGACCAGGAGCGGTTCGTGATGTGGCTACTCAGATAAGAGATGGGCTCCTTCAAGGGTCCTTTGCTGAGCAGTCTTGA
- the LOC106326081 gene encoding bidirectional sugar transporter SWEET5-like: protein MTDTNTARTIVGIIGNVIAFGLFSAPIPTMVKICKMKSVSEFKPDPYVATVLNCMMWTFYGLPFVQPDSLLVITINGAGLVMELVYVVIFFIFATSPVRKRITIAMVIEVIFMAVVVFCTLYFLHTTKQRSMLVGILCIIFNIIMYASPLTVMALVIKTKSVKYMPFFLSLANFMNGAIWIVYACLKFDLYILIPNALGCISGTIQFILYALYYKTTNWSDDDEDKEKSNLNAEIELSQA, encoded by the exons ATGACGGACACCAACACTGCCCGGACGATCGTCGGAATCATCG GAAACGTGATCGCCTTCGGCTTGTTCTCCGCTCCAAT ACCAACGATGGTGAAGATATGTAAGATGAAATCGGTGTCAGAGTTTAAGCCAGATCCATACGTAGCTACAGTTTTAAACTGCATGATGTGGACCTTTTACGGACTTCCTTTTGTCCAACCTGATAGTCTCCTCGTCATCACCATTAATGGGGCTGGTCTTGTCATGGAACTCGTGTATGTCGTCATCTTCTTCATCTTTGCTACCTCGCCTGTCCGC AAAAGGATCACAATAGCTATGGTGATTGAGGTGATATTCATGGCTGTGGTGGTCTTCTGCACATTGTATTTTTTGCATACAACAAAACAGAGATCTATGCTTGTTGGGATCTTATGCATTATTTTCAATATTATCATGTATGCTTCTCCTTTAACCGTCATG GCACTTGTAATAAAGACAAAGAGCGTGAAGTATATGCCGTTCTTCTTGTCATTAGCCAACTTCATGAATGGAGCCATTTGGATTGTTTATGCATGTCTAAAATTTGACCTCTATATTTTG ATCCCAAATGCTCTTGGATGCATATCAGGAACAATACAATTTATATTATACGCACTTTACTATAAAACAACTAACTGGAGCGACGACGATGAAGATAAAGAAAAGAGCAATTTGAATGCTGAAATCGAGCTTTCACAAGCTTGA
- the LOC106325057 gene encoding CASP-like protein 4A2, giving the protein MKRTTSSNSEPQSYIESPLSPLRFHSPLSDAGDPPPESRYVSPEASPFKLEYPNGKFPPLPPPPPQYPPPPRYQRNARAAAPTNSSSDKSPSSMVVLNRWVREEGPQTTARKAGESAATTTAANRARRDGSVAMAALGFRVSEVVLCVVSFSIMAADKTKGWSGDSYDHYKEYRYSLFVNVIAFVYSAFEVCDAACYIAKENYMLNCGFHDIFVFFMDQFLAYLLMSASSCAATRVDDWISNWGKDEFTQMATTSIAVSFVAFGAFAVSALISSYRLFTHASS; this is encoded by the exons ATGAAGCGAACTACCTCATCGAACTCAGAACCACAGAGCTACATCGAATCGCCACTCTCTCCTCTTCGATTCCACTCCCCTCTCTCAGACGCCGGAGATCCACCGCCGGAGAGCCGTTACGTTTCCCCCGAGGCTTCTCCTTTCAAACTCGAGTACCCCAACGGCAAGTTCCCGCCTCTTCCGCCGCCTCCTCCTCAGTATCCGCCGCCGCCGCGGTATCAGAGAAATGCGAGAGCAGCAGCTCCGACGAACTCTTCTTCCGATAAGTCTCCGTCGTCTATGGTGGTGCTCAACCGCTGGGTGAGAGAGGAAGGTCCGCAGACTACGGCGAGGAAGGCTGGAGAATCGGCGGCGACGACGACGGCGGCGAACAGAGCGAGAAGAGATGGATCGGTGGCTATGGCGGCGCTAGGGTTTAGAGTGAGTGAAGTAGTTTTGTGCGTGGTATCGTTTTCGATCATGGCGGCTGATAAAACTAAAGGATGGAGCGGTGACTCCTATGATCACTACAAAGAGTACAG GTATTCTTTGTTTGTGAACGTTATAGCATTCGTATACTCTGCATTTGAAGTTTGTGACGCTGCTTGCTACATCGCGAAAGAGAATTACATGTTAAACTGTGGATTTCACGACATCTTCGTCTTCTTCATGGATCAA TTTCTTGCATATCTTCTGATGTCGGCTTCTTCATGTGCTGCGACTCGAGTTGATGACTGGATATCTAATTGGGGCAAAGATGAGTTTACTCAAATGGCAACCACGTCCATCGCGGTTTCTTTTGTAGCGTTTGGGGCGTTTGCGGTCAGCGCTTTGATTTCTTCTTACAGGCTGTTCACTCATGCTTCCTCTTAG
- the LOC106326950 gene encoding protein NRT1/ PTR FAMILY 2.11-like — MERNPLEVESTDHQKPSSAVYDGSATAVDSVEEEVQETKLVYRGWKVMPFIIGNETFEKLGIIGTLSNLLVYLTAVFNMKSITAATIINAFSGTINFGTFVAAFLCDTYFGRYKTLTVAVIACFLGSLVILLTAAVPQLHPAPCGTALTCTGPSGGQIAFLLMGLAFLVVGAGGIRPCNLAFGADQFNPKSESGKRGIDSFFNWYFFTFTFAQILSLTLVVYIQSNVSWTIGLTIPVVLMFLACVIFFACDKLYVKIKASGSPLASIAQVITVAIKKRGLKAVKQPWVNLYNYYPLNYANSKLKYTDQFRFLDKAAILAPEDKLEADGKPTDPWKLCTMQQVEEVKCIVRVLPIWFASSIYYLTITQQMTYPVFQALQSDRRLGSGGFVIPAATYVVFLMTGMTVFIIIYDRVLVPTLRRITGIDTGITLLQRIGTGIFFAFLSLVVSGFVEERRRTFALTKPTLGMAPRKGEISSMSAMWLIPQLTLAGVAEAFGAIGQMEFYYKQFPENMRSFAGSIFYVGGGVSSYLGSFLIATVHRTTQNSAGGNWLAEDLNKGRLDLFYFMIAGILAVNFAYFLVMSRWYRYKGSDDEVTAYETNGDVIKQQDKNKV; from the exons ATGGAGAGAAATCCTCTGGAAGTTGAGTCCACCGATCATCAGAAACCTTCCTCCGCCGTGTACGACGGCTCTGCTACGGCGGTTGATTCTGTTGAAGAAGAAGTTCAGGAAACCAAACTCGTTTATAGAGGCTGGAAAGTCATGCCTTTCATCATAG GAAACGAGACATTTGAGAAGCTTGGGATCATTGGAACACTATCAAACCTTCTGGTTTACTTAACTGCTGTCTTCAACATGAAGAGTATCACAGCCGCAACAATCATCAACGCCTTTAGCGGCACAATCAACTTCGGAACCTTCGTTGCTGCCTTCCTTTGCGACACTTACTTCGGCCGTTACAAGACACTAACCGTCGCGGTCATCGCATGTTTTCTT GGATCACTTGTGATACTATTAACTGCTGCAGTACCACAACTGCATCCAGCTCCATGCGGAACAGCCCTCACGTGTACAGGCCCAAGTGGTGGCCAGATAGCCTTTCTACTAATGGGTCTTGCCTTTCTTGTGGTGGGAGCAGGTGGGATTAGACCGTGTAATCTTGCTTTTGGAGCTGATCAGTTTAACCCTAAAAGCGAGTCAGGGAAAAGAGGGATTGATAGTTTCTTTAACTGGTACTTCTTCACCTTCACGTTCGCGCAGATCTTGTCTCTGACACTAGTTGTCTACATCCAGTCTAACGTCAGTTGGACCATCGGTTTAACCATCCCGGTCGTGTTAATGTTCTTGGCCTGTGTGATCTTCTTTGCGTGTGATAAGTTGTATGTCAAGATCAAAGCCTCAGGTAGTCCATTGGCTAGTATAGCTCAAGTTATAACGGTTGCTATCAAGAAACGTGGGTTAAAGGCTGTGAAGCAGCCTTGGGTTAACCTTTACAATTACTACCCACTAAACTACGCAAACTCCAAGCTCAAGTACACTGACCAGTTCAG GTTTCTTGATAAGGCGGCGATATTGGCTCCTGAAGACAAGTTGGAGGCTGATGGTAAACCTACGGATCCATGGAAGCTATGTACAATGCAACAAGTTGAAGAAGTGAAGTGCATTGTGAGAGTGCTTCCTATATGGTTTGCTTCATCAATCTATTACTTGACCATCACGCAACAAATGACTTATCCAGTCTTCCAAGCCCTCCAGAGCGATCGTCGCTTAGGCTCTGGAGGGTTTGTGATTCCTGCAGCCACCTATGTGGTCTTCTTGATGACGGGAATGACTGTTTTCATCATAATCTACGACCGCGTCCTCGTGCCTACCTTGAGGAGAATCACCGGTATAGACACCGGGATCACGCTCTTGCAAAGGATAGGAACTGGGATTTTCTTCGCCTTTTTGAGCTTGGTAGTGTCCGGTTTCGTCGAGGAACGGAGGAGGACCTTCGCGTTGACTAAACCAACACTCGGTATGGCGCCACGGAAGGGAGAAATCTCCTCAATGTCAGCTATGTGGCTGATACCGCAGCTCACACTCGCGGGTGTAGCCGAGGCGTTTGGAGCCATCGGACAGATGGAGTTTTATTACAAGCAGTTCCCTGAGAACATGAGGAGTTTCGCCGGTTCCATCTTCTATGTGGGAGGAGGAGTTTCGAGTTACCTCGGTAGCTTCTTGATCGCAACGGTTCACAGGACGACGCAGAACTCGGCTGGCGGTAACTGGTTAGCTGAAGATTTGAACAAAGGGAGATTGGATTTGTTTTACTTCATGATAGCTGGAATCTTGGCGGTTAATTTTGCTTACTTCTTGGTGATGTCAAGATGGTATAGGTACAAAGGAAGTGATGATGAAGTGACAGCTTATGAAACAAATGGAGATGTGATCAAACAACAAGACAAGAACAAAGTCTAA